The following coding sequences are from one Anguilla anguilla isolate fAngAng1 chromosome 12, fAngAng1.pri, whole genome shotgun sequence window:
- the LOC118209307 gene encoding endonuclease domain-containing 1 protein-like: MQVLAALCFLVLAHLPPLRGEVVGSFQDIPECLDFFYEGKVPEWGAATPGAARLCQRFKNSYHFATLYDTLHRIAVYSAYRFQTSDGGGREKRWFVEPQLVDLSLGAEMRDGYWLGQDNPGVYLGERQALNEDYTHSGFDRGHLNPNGHHPVPSRNATFTLTNVVPQNPKLNQNAWRMYESQLTDLFNVQCSQAYVLVGAIPSADNWIVKNNVKRVNIPDYIWNAYCCLDNNGQPTHSGGATARNTEQNHVDRRTLSELEEFLSQYQSPVGELFLNNCGA; this comes from the exons ATGCAGGTCTTGGCAGCGTTGTGCTTCCTTGTCTTGGCACACCTGCCCCCCCTGAGGGGGGAGGTAGTGGGAAGCTTCCAGGACATCCCGGAGTGCCTGGACTTCTTCTACGAGGGCAAGGTGCCAGAGTGGGGTGCGGCCACGCCTGGCGCCGCCCGTTTGTGTCAGCGATTCAAGAACAGCTACCACTTTGCCACGCTGTACGACACGCTCCACCGCATCGCCGTCTACTCCGCCTACCGCTTTCAGACCAGCGACGGCGGCGGTCGCGAGAAGCGCTGGTTTGTGGAGCCACAG CTCGTGGACCTCAGTTTGGGTGCGGAGATGCGGGACGGGTACTGGCTCGGGCAGGACAATCCGGGGGTGTacctgggtgagaggcaggctCTCAACGAGGACTACACACACTCCGGCTTTGACCGCGGACACCTCAACCCAAACGGACACCACCCAG TGCCCAGCCGCAACGCCACCTTTACCCTTACCAATGTGGTGCCCCAGAACCCCAAGCTGAACCAGAATGCCTGGCGCATGTACGAGTCCCAGCTGACTGACCTCTTCAACGTCCAGTGCTCGCAGGCCTACGTGCTGGTGGGCGCCATCCCTTCCGCTGACAACTGGATCGTCAAGAACAACGTCAAGCGGGTCAACATCCCCGACTACATCTGGAACGCCTACTGCTGCCTGGACAACAACGGCCAGCCCACCCACAGCGGGGGGGCCACAGCTCGCAACACTGAGCAGAACCACGTTGACAGGCGCACTCTCTCAGAGCTGGAAGAGTTCTTGAGTCAGTACCAATCACCAGTGGGGGAGCTCTTTCTCAACAACTGTGGGGCTTAG
- the LOC118209308 gene encoding endonuclease domain-containing 1 protein-like has translation MQVLAALCFLVLAHLPPLRGEVFKMFKNGPYCLNFFYKGMVPKWNVPKHHTVCLCQRLNNRYHFATLYNTSNRIAIYSAYRFQTSNDSGRQDYWYIEPQLVNPNWNAEMKDEKDLRNKSNVDVDFGKNQSLNADYINGLKYNYTRGHLNPNGHHTGDSRQATFTLTNVVPQNRTLNQGAWKEYETDLQKNVLKNCSKAYVLVGAIPSKNNSINNRVNIPDYIWNAYCCLNNNSQPISSGGAIADNTENKVVRHTLSKLETLLKKYTNSTVLELFHKKCEA, from the exons ATGCAGGTCTTGGCAGCGTTGTGCTTCCTTGTCTTGGCACACCTGCCCCCCCTGAGGGGGGaggtatttaaaatgttcaagAACGGCCCGTACTGCCTGAACTTCTTCTACAAGGGCATGGTGCCCAAGTGGAACGTGCCCAAGCATCACACCGTCTGTTTGTGTCAGCGCTTAAACAACCGCTACCACTTCGCCACGCTGTACAACACGAGCAACCGCATCGCCATCTACTCCGCCTACCGCTTTCAGACCAGCAACGACAGCGGTCGCCAGGATTACTGGTATATAGAGCCACAG CTTGTGAACCCGAACTGGAATGCAGAGATGAAGGATGAGAAGGACCTCAGAAACAAAAGCAACGTTGACGTGGACTTCGGGAAGAATCAGTCTCTCAACGCGGACTACATAAATGGACTTAAGTATAACTATACCCGTGGGCACCTCAATCCAAATGGACACCACACAG GGGACAGCCGTCAGGCCACGTTTACACTCACCAACGTGGTGCCACAGAACCGCACGCTGAACCAGGGGGCCTGGAAGGAGTATGAGACGGATCTGCAAAAAAACGTGCTCAAAAACTGCTCGAAGGCCTACGTGCTGGTGGGCGCCATCCCTTCCAAAAACAACTCGATCAACAATCGGGTCAACATCCCCGACTACATCTGGAACGCCTACTGTTGCCTGAACAACAACAGCCAGCCCATCAGCAGCGGGGGGGCCATAGCTGACAACACTGAGAACAAAGTTGTCAGGCACACTCTCTCAAAGCTGGAAACGCTCCTGAAAAAGTACACCAACTCAACAGTGTTGGAGCTCTTTCACAAAAAGTGTGAAGCTTAG
- the LOC118209302 gene encoding endonuclease domain-containing 1 protein-like, which yields MQVLAALCFLVLAHLPPLRGEVVKSFESNAQCLDFFYKRMVPKWDAANPNSRNTACLCQRFNNRYHFATLYNKEHRIAVYSAYLFQTSDNKSTKNDWCIEPQLVDRSWDKDMEEEKELEIKHKGVYFGQNQSLDEDYIDSDYDRGHLNPKQHHREDSRQATFTLTNVVPQNRTLNQGAWKKYETDLQKNLTKCSQAYVLVGAIPSKNNLINNRVNVPDYIWNAYCCLDNNGRPISSGGAIARNTENEVVRHTLSELKTLLKEYTKSKVLVLFRDKCEAKRSIIRYLGVC from the exons ATGCAGGTCTTGGCAGCACTGTGCTTCCTTGTCTTGGCACACCTGCCCCCCCTGAGGGGGGAGGTAGTAAAAAGCTTCGAGAGCAACGCGCAGTGCCTGGACTTCTTCTACAAGCGCATGGTGCCCAAGTGGGACGCGGCTAATCCTAACAGTCGTAACACCGCCTGTTTGTGTCAGCGCTTCAACAACCGCTACCACTTCGCCACGCTGTACAACAAGGAGCACCGCATCGCCGTCTACTCCGCCTACCTCTTTCAGACTAGCGACAATAAATCGACAAAGAATGACTGGTGTATAGAGCCACAG CTTGTGGACAGGAGCTGGGATAAAGAcatggaggaagagaaggagctCGAAATCAAACACAAGGGGGTGTACTTCGGTCAGAATCAGTCTCTTGATGAGGACTACATAGACTCTGACTATGACCGTGGGCACCTCAATCCAAAACAACACCACAGAG AGGACAGCCGTCAGGCCACGTTCACACTCACCAACGTGGTGCCACAGAACCGCACGCTGAACCAGGGGGCCTGGAAGAAGTATGAGACGGATCTGCAAAAAAACCTCACAAAGTGCTCGCAGGCCTACGTGCTGGTGGGCGCCATCCCTTCCAAAAATAACTTGATCAACAATCGGGTCAACGTCCCCGACTACATCTGGAACGCCTACTGCTGCCTGGACAACAACGGCCGGCCCATCAGCAGCGGGGGGGCCATAGCTCGCAACACTGAGAACGAAGTTGTCAGGCACACTCTCTCAGAGCTGAAAACGCTCCTGAAAGAGTACACCAAATCAAAAGTGTTGGTGCTCTTTCGCGACAAGTGTGAAGCTAAGAGGAGTATTATTAGATACTTAGGAGTATGTTAG
- the LOC118209304 gene encoding endonuclease domain-containing 1 protein-like isoform X2, with translation MQVLAALCFLVLAHLPPLRGEVVESFQDVPECLDFFYERMVPKLDAANPNATRLCQRFNNSYHFATLYNTNNRIAVYSAYRFQTGGGGGRGHEKCWYIEPQLVNTSLNAEMEKEQHFRKEHKEPYIGERQALNEDYTMLDYDRGHLNPNGHHTGDSRNATFTLTNVVPQHPDLNQKAWGTYERQLTDLFKDQCKKAYVLVGAIPSTNNRINNRVNIPDRIWNAYCCLGNNGQPLHSGGAIANNTKNSRVKRHTLSKLKLLLGQYTNSPVGELFLNNCEA, from the exons ATGCAGGTCTTGGCAGCATTGTGCTTCCTTGTCTTGGCACACCTGCCCCCCCTGAGGGGGGAGGTAGTAGAAAGCTTCCAGGACGTCCCGGAGTGCCTGGACTTCTTCTACGAGCGCATGGTGCCCAAGCTGGACGCGGCCAATCCTAACGCCACCCGTTTGTGTCAGCGCTTCAACAACAGCTACCACTTCGCCACGCTGTACAACACGAACAACCGCATCGCCGTCTACTCCGCCTACCGCTTTCagaccggcggcggcggcggtcgCGGTCACGAGAAGTGCTGGTATATAGAGCCACAG CTTGTGAACACGAGCTTGAAtgcagagatggagaaagaacaGCACTTCAGAAAGGAACACAAGGAGCCGTACATCGGTGAGAGGCAGGCTCTCAATGAGGACTACACAATGCTTGACTATGACCGTGGGCACCTCAATCCAAATGGACACCACACAG GGGACAGTCGTAATGCCACGTTTACACTCACCAACGTGGTGCCACAGCACCCCGATCTGAACCAGAAAGCCTGGGGTACGTACGAGCGTCAGCTGACTGACCTCTTCAAAGACCAGTGCAAGAAGGCCTACGTGCTGGTGGGCGCCATCCCTTCCACTAACAACCGGATCAACAATCGGGTCAACATCCCCGACCGCATCTGGAACGCCTACTGCTGCCTGGGCAACAACGGCCAGCCCCTCCATAGCGGGGGGGCCATAGCTAACAACACTAAAAACAGCCGTGTCAAGAGGCACACTCTCTCAAAGCTTAAACTGCTCCTGGGTCAGTACACCAACTCACCAGTGGGGGAGCTCTTTCTCAACAACTGTGAAGCTTAG
- the LOC118209304 gene encoding endonuclease domain-containing 1 protein-like isoform X1 codes for MQVLAALCFLVLAHLPPLRGEVVESFQDVPECLDFFYERMVPKLDAANPNATRLCQRFNNSYHFATLYNTNNRIAVYSAYRFQTGGGGGRGHEKCWYIEPQLVNTSLNAEMEKEQHFRKEHKEPYIGERQALNEDYTMLDYDRGHLNPNGHHTGNSRNATFTLTNVVPQNHDMNQNAWSKYEQQLTKLFNAQCAQAYVLVGAIPSKNTWIVKKNKPRINIPDYIWNAYCCLDNNGRPIGSGGATVRNTGGTYVERCTLWELKEFLSQYQSPVGELFLNNCGA; via the exons ATGCAGGTCTTGGCAGCATTGTGCTTCCTTGTCTTGGCACACCTGCCCCCCCTGAGGGGGGAGGTAGTAGAAAGCTTCCAGGACGTCCCGGAGTGCCTGGACTTCTTCTACGAGCGCATGGTGCCCAAGCTGGACGCGGCCAATCCTAACGCCACCCGTTTGTGTCAGCGCTTCAACAACAGCTACCACTTCGCCACGCTGTACAACACGAACAACCGCATCGCCGTCTACTCCGCCTACCGCTTTCagaccggcggcggcggcggtcgCGGTCACGAGAAGTGCTGGTATATAGAGCCACAG CTTGTGAACACGAGCTTGAAtgcagagatggagaaagaacaGCACTTCAGAAAGGAACACAAGGAGCCGTACATCGGTGAGAGGCAGGCTCTCAATGAGGACTACACAATGCTTGACTATGACCGTGGGCACCTCAATCCAAATGGACACCACACAG GGAACAGTCGTAATGCCACGTTTACTCTTACCAACGTGGTGCCACAGAACCACGATATGAACCAGAATGCCTGGTCCAAGTACGAGCAACAGCTGACCAAACTCTTCAATGCCCAGTGCGCACAGGCCTACGTGCTGGTGGGCGCCATCCCTTCCAAAAACACCTGGATCGTCAAGAAGAACAAACCTCGGATCAACATCCCCGACTACATCTGGAATGCCTACTGTTGCCTGGACAACAACGGCCGGCCCATCGGCAGCGGAGGGGCCACAGTTCGCAACACTGGGGGGACCTACGTCGAAAGGTGCACTCTCTGGGAGCTGAAAGAGTTCCTGAGTCAGTACCAATCACCAGTGGGGGAGCTCTTTCTCAACAACTGTGGAGCTTAG